A stretch of Aerococcus urinaehominis DNA encodes these proteins:
- a CDS encoding YPDG domain-containing protein — protein MLSRHNHKEWLRKQADRKTHFGLRKYSVGVVSVALSASLLFLGSQSLVQAQEVDASNLKSLNQNQSSLSDPAEDANPIKPEADNSLVLEPVNNNQEASTESPKPALKENSGEAEKDLKNPEELTEIQPKDGQTLDGKPKTNPVADQNLDKNKATDNESAADSDEIKAILSESRSANLPNSTSNDQDRASNSASGPLNQPVDWDKIKLPKVAGALSHHFFVTQGKNNLPGISEADIAAEVLRNEKVKEALTKAGLSADQVEVVLADKNELAKMTELVDDYGRRETAGTVKVYLKDKNSDNKTATSDVKVFYYRPPFAAEVIKTEGQITNKPGEIPFNLTSHNIGKLVVKDPNNYTIAETERDQLIKQFIKVNPQLNLSTEQISMDERGNLTIKNKAGEDPYQTVVNGDMFVSAIGQFPEVYIFSTPDPDNPKNNKYSVLPGVEAQLRNGLNYTKFWGANGYGVPTNDKNAHLTGLKFKQEGDKLKIFGTYDESKSNDYGGSRVMGTYIGDHFTNSFSPFMIRILKIKNKSVIRSIDDPKQKITKADVEKAIEIDYEGLGPVYYNGVKNKWGLNGINSKTDLIKDIKNKVTKTVSIEEPAHEVGIHQVTAEFTTDLVAKSGTITENLIYYTEKVPNTLVDDPNNLKPVEIEAIRDKVAKTNKVDPGKVTVKTDGTIQIKYGDRPGETVTFTKKPVITPTPSYEPVIGTPNQTIKIPAKILNGNQLKQDHFTGPKFEKLADDPSFEIDKNTGEVRFTIPETSKDGDTITKSVKVSYQEGNRTVEKTVEFTVKVTAQRDQYQGHYPPTKGNPGKAVNVIPPFFFEQDKQDGEPLDKAPTGTQFKFDDKLPNNFSKKADNQLEVIIPDGGTDGQATTVAVTLNSDGSLKVDLPENIKDKTAIEVPVLVTYQDGTSETVTSKVTVSAQNQAYIPTYQAKDGKPGSTVQLDKPNFTKDGQDAYKPASASFAFPAHMCQNGQGQHTVKVDTVDGGKIEAVVTLGTDGQVSIDLPKTAKDGTVVDIPVVVKYGDGTQSEVKAQVNVVDQSQRFKPSYTKQTIKPDTTVTVPAPNYGDNVPASATYKFGSSVKPGKNGGHVIEVPSKDGGKIEATVTINDKDGSLTVHLPEGAQSGQPLQVPVVVTYPDGSEDQVTSDLVVKDDKQEYQASYEPQTVQPGQKVTIEKPGFTDPKGLTTTPPADTSFQLDPTMKKNDQGQTVVPVETTDGGTVEVPVTINQDGSISLEIPDKAKHGTEIDVPVLVTYPDGGQQKVNSKTTVSADNQQYPPKTEKVTKDFGEPVTEEELISKVKTDYPTTNPDKTVKVTIDDPDALPKGDKPGDFTVPVTVTYPDGTKTKTSVAVTVKKQGLANIKYIDKATQSSATPTEIDAKFQVEKDPAKYPNTMTGKNGDKINLWDYEISKAPQFIGFENPTVQMKGGQHQYDNPATGTILVAYDKIDEITTEPKPGYVKVSFKAGDNAQLSDSDTKEVTYYVNPRAGVKIDFTNGGFQLVGKDKNSNPLTKAVPQVTPNPGFKPNYAKEDQGSTSTWTFDNYHMVGQDITSDLSFTSQVSLSDQAKYEPDYDLVKVEKGQSATSQIKLYQTDNDHNFLAKDGQPIRDSQGQIVQDINKVTDKSQLAEVTPPATTNYSIAPNGITLAKDSKVDPSQITVDPNTGTVTLPQSEVDKLADNEQVSVLVKVAYPDGSFDSAQAYFQRTIEPMTIEASVGKKTKVEGRDGTEVKDINVNVNKDDAMIVASVPTLKYDEATKTITGSLPKQDWQDGEESKDITVKITAMRVREDDEVETVETNVVITVQRDTDLDGQPDINDTDDDKDGIPDDRETPGQEKVFTPLTMTAKVAQDKKVEGKNGTPIDDIKVDINKDGAQMVASIPGLNYDENTGMVTGHLPKQDWKDGEESKEVEIKLTANRLGEDDKLETVETTVTITVQRDTDGDGNPDVTDLDDDGDGIPDKDEIDKGSDPKDGKVIPQTPLAPVAQAKVSPSEQTVVEKHAITPIEIATDDPKAEISVDQLPAGLVYNPETKTITGTPESPQWGDHETGELVFLVKITNADGSKPTKEVHITIQRDTDGDGQPDINDIDDDNDGISDEEETNKGSDPKDGKVIPQTPLAPVAQAKVTPSKQTVVEKNYIEPIEITTEDPKAEISVDQLPVGLVYNPETKTITGTPESPQWGDHELGELVFLVKITNSDGSKLTKEVHITIQRDTDGDGQPDINDIDDDNDGISDEEETTKGSGPKDGKVIPQTPLAPVAQAKVSPSEQIVVEKNYIEPIEIKTEDPKAEISVDQLPAGLVYNPETKTITGTLESPQWGDHETGELVFLVKITNADGSKLTKEVHITIQRDTDGDGNPDVTDLDDDGDGIEDKDDIEPKKYNVVTENGPGTSQPELPAFPEDQVPPVSENGPGTSQPELPVFPEDQVPPVSENGSSTTQPELPVFPEDQVPSVSENGPSTSQPELPAFPETELPAQPDQPGQTEKPVQPEKSDKPKGGKLPERSHKSEKPGQEKAPEKSSQSDQIKGSAKVTRPDAQAGQAHQPSLPATGSLASQTNLIALSLLVSGSLMVFAYKRKEDR, from the coding sequence ATGTTAAGTCGTCATAATCATAAAGAGTGGTTGAGAAAACAGGCAGATCGTAAAACACACTTTGGACTACGTAAGTACAGCGTGGGTGTTGTGTCAGTTGCTTTATCTGCCTCCTTGCTGTTCTTGGGCAGTCAATCTCTTGTGCAGGCTCAAGAGGTTGATGCTAGTAATCTAAAAAGCTTAAATCAAAATCAATCTAGTTTATCTGACCCAGCCGAAGATGCAAATCCAATTAAGCCGGAAGCAGATAATAGTCTTGTTCTGGAGCCAGTTAATAATAATCAAGAGGCTAGCACTGAATCTCCAAAACCCGCTTTAAAAGAAAACAGCGGTGAAGCTGAAAAAGATCTGAAAAATCCTGAAGAATTAACAGAAATTCAGCCTAAAGATGGTCAAACACTCGACGGTAAACCAAAAACTAATCCAGTCGCTGACCAAAACCTTGATAAAAATAAAGCTACGGACAATGAAAGTGCAGCCGATAGTGATGAAATAAAAGCAATTTTAAGTGAGTCACGGTCAGCTAACTTGCCAAATAGTACTAGTAATGACCAAGACCGGGCAAGCAATAGTGCTAGTGGACCACTAAACCAGCCGGTAGACTGGGATAAAATTAAATTGCCAAAAGTTGCTGGCGCACTTAGCCACCACTTTTTTGTAACACAGGGCAAAAATAATTTACCTGGTATTTCTGAGGCAGATATTGCGGCTGAGGTTTTACGCAATGAAAAAGTGAAAGAAGCTTTAACTAAGGCAGGTCTGAGTGCTGATCAAGTTGAAGTGGTATTAGCTGATAAAAATGAATTAGCTAAAATGACCGAATTAGTAGATGATTACGGGCGGCGAGAAACCGCAGGAACAGTTAAGGTTTATCTAAAAGATAAAAACAGTGATAATAAAACAGCTACATCTGATGTAAAAGTCTTCTATTATCGGCCACCATTTGCTGCAGAAGTGATTAAAACTGAAGGTCAAATTACTAATAAACCAGGAGAGATTCCATTTAATTTAACGAGTCATAATATTGGAAAATTAGTAGTAAAAGATCCGAATAATTATACGATTGCTGAAACTGAGAGAGATCAGTTGATAAAGCAATTTATAAAAGTAAATCCACAGTTAAATCTTAGTACAGAGCAAATTTCCATGGATGAGCGCGGAAATTTAACCATTAAAAACAAAGCCGGCGAGGATCCTTACCAAACAGTTGTTAATGGGGATATGTTTGTTTCTGCCATTGGTCAGTTTCCGGAAGTATATATTTTCTCTACTCCTGATCCTGATAATCCTAAAAATAATAAGTACTCCGTCCTACCTGGTGTCGAAGCACAATTACGCAATGGATTAAATTACACTAAATTTTGGGGTGCTAACGGATATGGGGTGCCGACAAATGATAAAAATGCTCATCTAACTGGATTAAAGTTCAAACAAGAAGGCGACAAGCTAAAAATCTTTGGTACCTACGACGAAAGTAAATCTAACGATTATGGCGGCTCTCGTGTTATGGGTACGTATATTGGTGACCATTTTACTAACTCATTCTCACCATTTATGATCCGAATCCTAAAAATAAAAAATAAATCAGTCATTCGTAGCATAGATGATCCAAAACAAAAAATTACCAAAGCAGATGTAGAAAAAGCGATTGAGATTGATTACGAAGGCTTAGGCCCAGTTTACTATAACGGTGTCAAAAATAAATGGGGCCTAAATGGCATAAACTCTAAAACTGACTTAATCAAAGATATTAAGAACAAAGTTACTAAAACTGTTAGTATCGAGGAACCGGCCCACGAAGTCGGAATTCATCAAGTAACAGCTGAATTTACCACTGACTTAGTCGCCAAATCCGGTACAATAACTGAAAACCTAATTTACTATACTGAGAAAGTACCAAACACCTTGGTTGATGATCCAAATAACCTTAAGCCTGTGGAAATTGAAGCAATTAGAGATAAAGTCGCTAAAACAAACAAGGTAGATCCAGGCAAAGTTACTGTTAAAACTGACGGGACCATCCAAATCAAATATGGTGACCGCCCAGGGGAGACAGTAACCTTCACTAAAAAACCGGTTATCACGCCGACGCCTAGCTATGAGCCTGTCATAGGCACGCCAAATCAAACAATTAAAATACCAGCTAAAATCCTGAATGGTAACCAACTAAAACAAGACCATTTTACTGGTCCTAAATTCGAAAAATTAGCTGATGATCCGAGCTTTGAAATTGATAAAAATACCGGTGAGGTGAGATTTACTATTCCTGAAACTAGTAAGGACGGAGACACTATCACCAAATCAGTCAAAGTCTCTTATCAAGAAGGGAACCGGACCGTTGAGAAAACTGTTGAGTTCACCGTGAAGGTGACTGCCCAACGCGACCAATACCAAGGGCACTATCCACCAACTAAAGGCAATCCAGGTAAGGCTGTTAATGTTATCCCGCCATTCTTCTTTGAACAAGATAAACAGGATGGTGAGCCCTTAGATAAGGCCCCTACAGGCACTCAATTCAAATTTGATGATAAGCTACCTAATAATTTTAGTAAAAAAGCTGATAATCAGTTAGAAGTGATTATCCCAGATGGCGGCACTGACGGCCAGGCCACTACGGTTGCTGTTACACTAAATTCAGATGGTAGCCTTAAAGTCGATTTACCTGAAAACATTAAAGACAAGACTGCAATTGAAGTACCTGTTTTAGTCACTTACCAAGATGGTACAAGTGAAACCGTTACTAGCAAAGTGACTGTTTCTGCTCAAAATCAAGCCTATATTCCTACTTATCAGGCTAAGGATGGCAAGCCTGGTAGCACAGTTCAATTAGACAAGCCAAACTTTACTAAAGATGGTCAGGATGCTTACAAACCTGCGAGTGCAAGTTTTGCCTTCCCAGCTCATATGTGCCAAAATGGCCAGGGCCAACACACCGTTAAGGTTGATACGGTAGATGGTGGTAAAATTGAGGCGGTAGTAACTCTGGGCACTGATGGCCAGGTGTCAATTGATTTACCTAAAACTGCCAAAGATGGCACCGTAGTTGATATTCCAGTAGTGGTTAAATATGGTGATGGTACCCAGTCAGAAGTCAAGGCCCAAGTAAATGTTGTGGATCAGAGTCAGCGCTTCAAACCAAGCTATACCAAGCAAACTATTAAACCGGACACTACGGTAACTGTACCAGCGCCTAATTATGGCGATAACGTACCAGCCTCTGCCACATATAAATTTGGCTCAAGCGTTAAACCAGGTAAAAATGGAGGGCATGTGATCGAAGTACCAAGCAAAGACGGTGGCAAGATTGAAGCAACCGTCACCATTAATGATAAGGATGGTAGCTTAACTGTACACCTACCAGAAGGTGCCCAATCTGGTCAACCTCTTCAAGTACCAGTTGTGGTGACCTATCCTGATGGTAGTGAAGACCAAGTTACTAGCGACTTAGTCGTTAAGGATGACAAGCAAGAATACCAGGCCAGCTATGAGCCTCAGACCGTCCAACCTGGTCAAAAAGTAACGATTGAAAAACCAGGATTCACTGATCCTAAGGGGCTGACTACCACACCACCTGCGGACACCAGCTTCCAGCTAGATCCAACCATGAAGAAAAACGACCAGGGTCAAACTGTGGTGCCGGTTGAAACTACTGATGGTGGAACGGTTGAAGTACCAGTAACCATTAACCAAGACGGCAGCATCTCCCTAGAAATCCCAGATAAGGCTAAACATGGAACTGAAATTGATGTGCCTGTTCTGGTAACTTATCCAGATGGCGGACAGCAAAAAGTAAACAGTAAAACTACAGTGTCAGCTGATAACCAACAATACCCTCCTAAAACTGAAAAAGTGACCAAGGACTTTGGTGAACCAGTAACTGAAGAAGAATTAATCAGCAAGGTTAAGACGGATTATCCGACAACTAATCCGGATAAAACTGTTAAAGTGACAATTGATGACCCTGATGCTTTACCTAAGGGTGATAAGCCTGGCGACTTCACAGTACCAGTTACCGTGACCTATCCTGATGGCACTAAGACAAAAACTTCAGTTGCAGTCACTGTTAAAAAACAAGGCTTGGCTAATATAAAATATATTGATAAGGCCACGCAAAGTAGTGCGACCCCGACTGAGATTGATGCTAAGTTCCAGGTTGAAAAGGATCCAGCTAAATATCCTAATACCATGACTGGTAAAAATGGCGACAAGATTAATCTATGGGATTACGAGATTTCAAAAGCTCCGCAATTCATTGGTTTTGAAAATCCAACTGTCCAAATGAAGGGTGGCCAACACCAGTATGATAATCCAGCTACAGGTACTATTTTAGTCGCTTATGACAAAATTGATGAAATCACTACTGAGCCTAAGCCAGGTTACGTGAAAGTGAGCTTTAAAGCTGGAGATAATGCCCAATTGAGTGACAGTGATACTAAAGAAGTAACTTACTATGTTAACCCACGAGCTGGCGTTAAAATTGACTTTACTAATGGTGGCTTCCAACTTGTTGGTAAGGACAAGAATAGTAACCCATTAACTAAAGCTGTACCACAAGTCACACCAAATCCTGGCTTCAAGCCTAATTATGCCAAGGAAGACCAAGGTTCAACTTCAACCTGGACTTTTGATAACTATCATATGGTGGGGCAAGATATTACAAGTGACCTATCCTTCACTAGTCAAGTCAGCTTGTCTGACCAAGCTAAATATGAGCCAGATTATGACCTGGTTAAGGTAGAGAAGGGTCAATCAGCCACCAGTCAAATTAAGCTTTATCAAACTGATAATGACCACAATTTCTTGGCTAAAGATGGTCAGCCAATTCGTGATAGCCAAGGACAGATTGTCCAAGACATCAATAAAGTCACTGACAAGTCACAACTAGCAGAAGTTACACCGCCAGCGACAACTAATTACTCTATTGCACCTAATGGTATTACTCTAGCAAAAGACTCTAAGGTTGACCCAAGTCAAATTACTGTAGACCCTAACACTGGTACAGTAACCCTTCCACAGAGTGAAGTGGATAAGTTAGCTGATAATGAACAAGTATCCGTGCTTGTGAAAGTAGCTTATCCAGATGGTAGCTTTGATAGTGCTCAAGCCTATTTCCAAAGAACAATTGAGCCAATGACTATTGAGGCAAGTGTCGGCAAGAAGACTAAAGTCGAGGGTAGAGATGGCACTGAAGTTAAAGATATTAACGTCAATGTTAATAAAGACGACGCCATGATTGTTGCTAGTGTACCGACCTTAAAATATGATGAAGCCACCAAGACAATTACTGGTAGCCTGCCTAAACAAGATTGGCAAGATGGTGAGGAAAGTAAGGACATAACGGTTAAAATTACTGCTATGCGCGTACGCGAAGATGATGAAGTTGAAACAGTAGAAACAAATGTTGTAATTACTGTCCAACGTGATACCGACCTCGACGGTCAACCTGATATCAATGATACGGATGATGATAAGGACGGTATCCCAGATGACCGCGAAACCCCTGGTCAAGAAAAAGTCTTTACACCACTAACTATGACAGCCAAGGTTGCCCAAGATAAAAAAGTAGAAGGCAAAAACGGCACACCAATTGATGATATCAAAGTGGATATTAATAAAGACGGCGCGCAAATGGTTGCCAGCATTCCAGGTCTAAATTATGACGAGAATACTGGTATGGTGACTGGCCACCTGCCTAAGCAAGACTGGAAAGATGGCGAAGAATCAAAAGAAGTTGAAATTAAATTAACTGCTAATCGTCTGGGTGAGGATGATAAGCTGGAAACTGTCGAAACTACAGTAACCATTACTGTTCAACGCGATACTGATGGTGATGGCAATCCTGATGTGACAGATTTAGATGACGATGGTGATGGCATTCCAGATAAAGACGAAATCGATAAAGGCTCAGATCCAAAAGATGGTAAAGTGATTCCACAAACACCACTTGCGCCAGTCGCCCAAGCTAAGGTAAGTCCAAGCGAACAAACGGTAGTTGAAAAACATGCAATCACGCCAATTGAAATTGCAACAGACGATCCAAAAGCTGAGATTAGCGTAGACCAACTACCAGCTGGCTTAGTCTACAACCCAGAGACTAAGACCATCACAGGTACACCAGAATCACCACAGTGGGGTGATCATGAGACAGGTGAACTTGTTTTCCTAGTGAAGATTACCAACGCAGATGGTTCTAAGCCGACTAAAGAGGTTCACATTACCATCCAACGCGACACCGATGGTGATGGTCAACCTGATATCAATGATATCGACGATGACAACGACGGTATCTCAGATGAGGAAGAAACCAACAAAGGTTCAGATCCAAAAGACGGCAAAGTGATTCCACAAACACCACTTGCGCCAGTCGCCCAAGCTAAGGTAACACCAAGTAAACAAACAGTGGTTGAGAAGAACTATATTGAGCCAATTGAAATTACAACAGAGGATCCGAAAGCTGAGATTAGCGTAGACCAACTACCAGTTGGCTTAGTCTACAACCCAGAGACTAAGACCATCACAGGCACACCAGAATCACCACAGTGGGGTGACCACGAATTAGGTGAACTCGTCTTCCTGGTGAAAATTACCAATTCAGATGGCTCTAAGCTGACTAAAGAGGTTCACATTACCATCCAACGTGACACCGATGGTGATGGTCAACCTGATATCAATGATATCGACGATGATAACGACGGTATCTCAGATGAGGAAGAAACCACCAAGGGTTCTGGTCCAAAAGACGGCAAAGTGATTCCACAAACACCACTTGCGCCAGTCGCCCAAGCTAAGGTAAGTCCAAGCGAACAAATAGTGGTTGAGAAGAACTATATTGAGCCAATTGAAATCAAAACAGAGGATCCGAAAGCTGAGATTAGCGTAGACCAACTACCAGCTGGCTTAGTCTACAACCCAGAGACTAAGACCATCACAGGTACACTAGAATCACCACAATGGGGTGACCATGAGACAGGTGAACTCGTCTTCCTAGTGAAGATTACCAACGCAGATGGTTCTAAATTGACTAAAGAAGTTCATATTACTATCCAACGTGACACTGACGGTGATGGCAATCCTGATGTGACAGATTTAGATGACGATGGTGATGGCATTGAAGATAAAGATGACATAGAGCCTAAAAAATATAATGTCGTGACTGAAAACGGCCCAGGCACCAGCCAACCGGAGTTACCAGCCTTCCCAGAAGACCAAGTACCGCCGGTATCAGAAAATGGACCAGGTACCAGTCAGCCGGAACTACCAGTCTTCCCAGAAGATCAAGTGCCACCGGTATCAGAAAACGGTTCAAGTACGACTCAACCGGAACTACCAGTCTTCCCAGAAGACCAAGTGCCATCGGTGTCAGAAAACGGTCCAAGCACCAGCCAGCCGGAATTACCAGCCTTCCCAGAAACTGAGCTACCAGCTCAGCCTGATCAACCAGGTCAAACTGAAAAACCTGTTCAACCAGAGAAATCAGATAAGCCTAAAGGGGGAAAATTGCCAGAACGATCTCATAAATCAGAAAAACCAGGTCAGGAAAAAGCACCTGAAAAATCTAGTCAATCTGATCAGATTAAAGGCAGTGCTAAAGTGACTCGTCCAGACGCTCAAGCTGGTCAAGCACACCAGCCTAGCCTACCAGCGACAGGTAGCTTAGCGTCTCAGACAAATCTCATTGCACTATCTCTATTAGTTTCTGGTAGTCTAATGGTCTTTGCCTATAAACGTAAAGAGGACCGTTAA
- a CDS encoding helix-turn-helix domain-containing protein, with the protein MRQLMLPNKSQRQLELIRFFFANRGKLFNYDDLAAILDSSISVVFSDIQDIELSFTEELQVERQSKQGITLKIKPHLSYNYFFKKYAQNSTEFRLLDGLIHQRYQRMNQAADDLFVSRTTISRAIDHMNEFFNHRGWPILVQRSPMSLKMDETIYRQVYPLFVDAFYFLKDWPFDQVSYSAIHEFFNQFAKVSTFFTMAQRYPITYIRLACNLTRYLD; encoded by the coding sequence ATGCGTCAATTAATGCTACCTAATAAGTCACAGCGTCAGCTGGAATTAATTCGATTTTTCTTTGCCAATCGTGGCAAACTTTTTAATTATGATGATTTAGCTGCTATACTTGATAGCTCAATTAGTGTTGTTTTTTCTGATATTCAAGACATTGAGCTCAGCTTTACTGAAGAATTACAGGTGGAGCGTCAGAGCAAGCAAGGAATTACCTTAAAAATTAAACCTCATTTGTCCTATAACTATTTCTTTAAAAAATATGCCCAGAATTCAACAGAGTTCCGTCTTTTAGATGGGCTAATTCATCAACGTTACCAGCGGATGAACCAGGCTGCCGATGACCTCTTTGTCAGCCGGACGACGATTTCTCGGGCAATTGACCACATGAACGAATTCTTTAACCACAGAGGGTGGCCTATTTTAGTTCAAAGAAGCCCCATGAGTCTCAAAATGGATGAAACGATTTATAGGCAAGTGTATCCTTTGTTTGTGGATGCCTTTTATTTTCTAAAGGATTGGCCCTTTGACCAGGTGAGCTATTCTGCTATTCATGAATTTTTTAACCAGTTCGCTAAGGTATCAACCTTTTTTACAATGGCACAAAGGTATCCCATTACCTATATACGCCTAGCCTGCAATTTGACGCGTTATCTTGATTAA
- a CDS encoding NADH-dependent oxidoreductase translates to MTKELTDSLTFRHGAQVSNRIVQPPMLTNSGANDGYVTQETVDYYAARSQSAGMVVVEYNYVSYAGGPSRSWANDREQLGFYNDSYLAGASQLAEVLKKDGNKAILQLSHTGREANWRVQQGEKVYAPSSFDFGFIDYEVEEMTEADIQAVIQDFADAAVRAVKAGFDGIEIHGANHYLFQQFFSSWSNRRQDQWGGSLTNRMRFSQEVLRAVFKALEGVAPDDFIIGYRVSPQEIHGDRVGYTYRECQELVKVLTQEFELDYIHLSLLQYDAKPEGEDQTFAELIGQVLPAEVKLIIVGNVKSQADAQDALNYSDLVAVGRGTIIDPQFGLKIAQGRGQDIIQEISPDQVKASKLPGGLIHLFSDPDMALKLPGRESIYHLHEHYH, encoded by the coding sequence ATGACTAAAGAGCTAACTGATAGTCTGACTTTTCGACATGGGGCCCAGGTGTCCAACCGCATCGTCCAACCACCTATGTTGACCAATTCTGGTGCCAATGACGGCTATGTGACCCAGGAAACTGTTGATTACTACGCCGCCCGGTCGCAATCAGCTGGTATGGTAGTGGTCGAATACAACTATGTGAGTTACGCGGGTGGTCCTTCCCGGTCTTGGGCAAATGACCGAGAGCAACTAGGCTTTTATAACGATTCTTATCTTGCTGGCGCTAGTCAGCTCGCTGAGGTCCTTAAAAAAGATGGTAACAAGGCGATATTACAGCTATCCCACACTGGTCGCGAGGCCAATTGGCGGGTCCAACAAGGGGAAAAAGTCTACGCACCTTCTAGTTTCGATTTTGGGTTTATTGACTATGAGGTCGAAGAAATGACAGAGGCTGATATTCAGGCAGTTATCCAAGATTTTGCTGATGCGGCCGTACGGGCAGTCAAAGCTGGTTTCGATGGTATTGAAATTCATGGTGCTAACCATTATCTTTTCCAACAATTTTTCTCTAGTTGGTCTAACCGCCGCCAGGACCAGTGGGGTGGTAGCTTAACTAACCGCATGCGTTTTAGTCAAGAAGTGTTACGGGCAGTCTTTAAAGCCCTCGAAGGAGTAGCGCCTGATGACTTTATTATTGGCTATCGTGTATCACCACAAGAAATTCATGGTGACCGTGTCGGCTATACTTACCGAGAGTGCCAGGAACTAGTTAAGGTCTTGACTCAGGAATTTGAACTTGACTATATTCATCTATCCCTGCTTCAATATGATGCTAAACCTGAAGGAGAAGACCAGACCTTTGCGGAACTAATCGGCCAGGTCTTACCGGCAGAAGTTAAACTAATTATTGTGGGTAATGTGAAATCCCAAGCCGATGCGCAAGACGCCCTTAATTATAGTGATTTAGTGGCAGTGGGGCGGGGAACAATCATTGATCCCCAGTTTGGGCTAAAAATTGCACAAGGTCGAGGCCAAGATATTATCCAGGAGATTTCTCCAGACCAAGTCAAGGCTAGTAAACTACCCGGTGGTTTAATCCATCTCTTCTCTGATCCTGATATGGCACTAAAACTGCCTGGCAGGGAGTCAATTTATCATTTGCATGAACATTATCATTAA
- a CDS encoding aldehyde dehydrogenase family protein has protein sequence MKIYDKQYINGQWQTGTGQSQLENRNPFTGELLYSYQSASADDVDQAYQAAKAAQTNWAQLTPQDRAAYMDKLLVAMDEMAEETRAVLVEEAGSAANKVAFELATIKSIVQEFRNASAHMNGTIQPSNVPGKDNYVIREPKGVIGVIAPWNVPLVLAMRSVVPAIALGNTVVLKPASDTPGSAFLIAEMFDRAGFPPGVFNAIAGKGSEIGDAITAHPIPNAISFTGSTEVGRHIGSVTGREIKDVSLELGGNNVQLVLADADIDQAVEAAVFGCFFHAGQICMRTNRIIIADDIYDDFREAFVARIKTLKVGDPNDNDNFYGPIVSQSQVKKITGYIESALSEGAQPALAGETTGQVISPWIFTEVTNDMTIAQEEVFGPVVALIRAQTLDQAVEMANDTQYGLSGAVFTKDCYRGLQVAKRIESGMVHVNNPSINDESHVMFGGVKASGLGRFNGQWVADKFTTERWISVQTLPQ, from the coding sequence ATGAAAATCTACGATAAGCAGTATATCAATGGTCAGTGGCAAACGGGGACTGGCCAGTCTCAACTAGAAAATCGCAATCCTTTTACGGGTGAGCTCTTATACAGTTACCAGTCAGCCAGTGCTGATGATGTCGACCAGGCCTACCAGGCGGCTAAAGCCGCTCAAACTAACTGGGCTCAACTGACACCCCAAGACCGGGCTGCCTATATGGACAAGCTATTAGTTGCCATGGATGAGATGGCTGAAGAGACGCGAGCTGTTTTAGTTGAAGAGGCTGGGTCTGCAGCCAACAAAGTGGCTTTTGAGCTGGCCACTATAAAAAGTATTGTCCAAGAATTCCGCAATGCTTCAGCCCATATGAATGGTACAATTCAGCCCTCCAATGTACCAGGCAAGGATAATTATGTGATCAGGGAGCCAAAGGGCGTCATTGGCGTTATTGCCCCCTGGAATGTTCCTTTGGTTTTGGCCATGCGGTCAGTAGTACCTGCCATTGCTTTGGGTAATACCGTAGTCCTCAAGCCAGCTTCTGACACGCCGGGGTCAGCTTTTCTAATTGCGGAGATGTTTGACCGAGCAGGTTTTCCACCAGGGGTCTTCAATGCTATAGCTGGTAAGGGTTCAGAAATTGGTGATGCCATTACAGCCCATCCTATTCCTAATGCTATTTCCTTTACAGGATCTACCGAGGTTGGTCGCCATATTGGCAGTGTGACGGGTCGTGAGATTAAGGATGTCTCCTTGGAACTAGGTGGCAATAATGTGCAGCTCGTCTTAGCTGATGCTGATATTGACCAGGCGGTAGAGGCCGCTGTCTTTGGGTGTTTCTTCCATGCAGGTCAAATTTGTATGCGAACTAACCGCATTATTATTGCGGATGACATTTATGATGACTTTAGGGAGGCTTTTGTAGCTCGGATCAAGACCTTGAAAGTTGGTGACCCTAACGATAATGATAATTTTTATGGGCCAATTGTCAGCCAAAGCCAAGTGAAGAAAATCACTGGCTATATCGAATCAGCCCTATCTGAGGGCGCCCAGCCAGCCTTAGCAGGAGAAACGACCGGTCAGGTGATTAGTCCTTGGATTTTTACCGAAGTCACTAATGATATGACCATAGCCCAAGAAGAAGTATTTGGCCCCGTGGTAGCTTTAATCAGAGCTCAAACTCTCGACCAGGCTGTGGAAATGGCTAATGATACCCAGTATGGCCTATCCGGAGCTGTCTTTACTAAAGATTGTTATCGGGGCTTACAGGTAGCCAAACGGATCGAGAGCGGGATGGTCCATGTTAATAATCCCTCAATTAATGATGAGTCCCATGTTATGTTTGGAGGCGTTAAAGCATCCGGTCTAGGCCGCTTTAACGGTCAGTGGGTTGCTGATAAATTTACGACAGAACGTTGGATTAGTGTTCAAACTCTGCCGCAATAA